The nucleotide sequence TAACGAGCTTGTCGTTAAAAAAGTGTTCTGTGCTAGTTTCTGCAGCCATGCTAGTAAAGCTGAACAAGCAAAGTAGAAAATATAAATTTTTCATGGTTAATCTCTTATCTTATTGTTTTAATGTGGATAACCGCTATGGCTATTCTCGATTTGATAGAATGTTGCACGCACAAAATCATGTGCATCGCCAGAATTATTTTGGTTATAAACCCCGGCTTTAAAATACATATATTGGCTGCCTTGGTCATATCCACTTGTTGTCATATCAACGATTTGTTCAAACTCACTGCCATCGGCTTTGATCACTTTCACCGTAAGTTTATGGCCTGATACGGTTATTGAGTAACTGAATTTTTCATCTAGCGGAATACCATCAGTGGGGTTACTTGCGCTATTCGTGCGGCTACCTATGATGTCGTAATAAGCATCGTCACCACCAAGGGCTTCATGCGCGAGATAGATACTACCGTTTGAATTTCCTGGCAGTTTTCGGTAGTAAAGTCGAGCGGGCTCATCATCATTTGCATGAATTTGCCCAATAATAACGCGGCCTATTTGATAGTCTTCGCCCGTAGTAGTTACACTATTAACCGCTAACTCAGCATTGAGTTCGCCGTCAATACCGCCAGCATTGTCTAAGTCTGTTTGTGGTGCTGTAGAAAACACCCAGTTATTCTTATTAACCCCTTGAGTTTGCTCACTTGTGTCGCCTCTGCGTAACATTTCTCGTAACTCTGAGCGTACATAGTTGGTATTAGTCGAAGTGCGATAGCCTGAAACTGAGGTGGTAAATACCAGCCCACCATCTTTTGACAAAGTAAAAAAGCGTGGATCTGAATAACCATCGGCAAGAGCGGTTTCCTTAATGCTGTCTGACTTGCCGTTACTGTCTTCATCAGTTGGTACACTTAAATACCAATCAATTAATTCGATGTTATGACTAACGTCTTTTTGGCAACCAAAGGCTTCAACTTCCAGAATACTACTTGGTTGAGAAACATCGCTACCAGCGAGTTCTATACGTAAATATAGCGCTGTTTCTGTCCTTAACTGGTCTAGATGAATAACATCAGGAAATAATGAATTCTTTTCGCTTTGTGTTTTACTATTGAGTAATTGCCAATTTTCTTGGTCTTTTGAGCCATATATATTGAATAAATGTGCATACTCTACATTTTTCCAAGTGATAATTAGCTGCTTTAGCATTGCTGGCTCTGAAAGCGTTAGTAATAAATTGCTATCAGTTGTGTCAGCCTGCCAACTAGAAGCATTAGTTTTATTGCCATCAAATAAAGCCGCGGCCTCAGCACCTGTCGACTCATCAT is from Colwellia sp. Arc7-635 and encodes:
- a CDS encoding polysaccharide lyase family 7 protein; its protein translation is MQIHKNFFTFVTFVSLFGLVSCGGSPSNNSTTIAVPKQVIDPVTTPDIIDDISCDVSYPLQILSINDESTGAEAAALFDGNKTNASSWQADTTDSNLLLTLSEPAMLKQLIITWKNVEYAHLFNIYGSKDQENWQLLNSKTQSEKNSLFPDVIHLDQLRTETALYLRIELAGSDVSQPSSILEVEAFGCQKDVSHNIELIDWYLSVPTDEDSNGKSDSIKETALADGYSDPRFFTLSKDGGLVFTTSVSGYRTSTNTNYVRSELREMLRRGDTSEQTQGVNKNNWVFSTAPQTDLDNAGGIDGELNAELAVNSVTTTGEDYQIGRVIIGQIHANDDEPARLYYRKLPGNSNGSIYLAHEALGGDDAYYDIIGSRTNSASNPTDGIPLDEKFSYSITVSGHKLTVKVIKADGSEFEQIVDMTTSGYDQGSQYMYFKAGVYNQNNSGDAHDFVRATFYQIENSHSGYPH